The genome window TCCTTCGCGTACAAGGATCAAAGACCCGACGAATTCGAGAAATTAACAAACTCCTTAGTCGAGATTACGTTCAAGGATGGAGAGAATAAAATATTGGATCCATTTTTGTATCGCTTCATTGAATGTGGTATCTTGACGTTGTCGGATAGCGAGGAGGATCGACGGGTCAAAGGACGTTTGGAGCAATTTCAGGAAGTTTATGCAAGTTTGATGCGTGAGTGTGTGGACGCGAAGGAGGATGCAGTTATATTGCACGGGGATTGTTGGATGAGCAATTTGATGTTTCGAAAAGAGGTAAGAATTGGGGAGATGAAAGGACTAACCTTAATTGAATATTAAGGTTAGCCACGTTCTTCGAAGTTCAATCGTGAATCCTCCTTCCCTCATTTCACTTTCCACCTTTTTACAGTTGGACGAAATTGACGTAAGACTCATTGACTGGCAAGGGACTCGATACGGGTCGCCAGCAATTGACCTTTCTTACTTTCTTTTCTGTTGTGCAGACTCCAAAGTGAGGGTGGaattgccaaaaattcttgattTCTACCATGAAGAACTTATTAAAAGAATTACCGAGTTGGGGAGCGATGGCGCCAAGCTGTTTAGCCATTCAAATCTAGAAGGACATATGAAGAAATATGCCCGGTTTGGTTTAGGTACGCATGAAGTTGTGGTAATTCAAAATTTCGAAAAGGATTCACGTTTTTTTTGGTTACTTTTTCCAGGAATGGCAATTCTAACACTTCATGTCATAACCTGTGATCCGGACGAGATGCCAAATATTAAGGACACTGTACAAAAGGACGATAGTGCCCAGCAGGACAATATCATAAATTACCTGATCTCCAAACCAGCATATCGTGAGAGGATGTCAGGAGTATGCCGAGATGCGATTAAATATGGATACCTCTAAAAGTTGccaaatatttgatattttctACAAATGTACCTGATAAATCTATAATCTAAACTAAAAAATGTATTAAATAAATTTAGGGTTGGGTTGTTTGTCCAAtcagaaattatttttgttccATTTCTGAATGCTATGAAACACATTAAGGAAAAAAATAGGTTTACTTAAAACCAAGGAGTCGGTGGACTAGGATACTATAAGCTCTGAAGGGCCGCCGAATCGAATAGCAACCTCCGAAGCGAAACTGCTGGTTCAATACACTCGAAGTATTACCTGTTTATCGTAAAAAGCGACTAAAATAGATAGAAGTTTGTGGTCAGATTTCGAAAAGATCTTGCTACTGAaaggtcaacaacgcctcggataaggaCTGTGCCCATGGCTATCGTAAGCAATTTATGTTTGTTTTCTGAAATGTGCCTTCACCAATGCTCATTTTCTCCAACTTCAATGAAAATTCCTgcgatataagttggacattctggacGTAAGAGATAAGATGGTGGGatcctggagagtactcctttccATTTTGCGGCACAGTGCTTTTGTACTTCGAAAAGCCAAATAGTAGCAGAGGCGAATACTATGTTCGACTATTTCTGACGGTAATCGCAAGGCCTCTTGACATGGGAGTCGATTTCTGACAGGATGtcgactgcaagattccggtctagATTAAGGAGCATTGTGCAATGCTACGCAGCACCGGGGAGCAActacatgcagttcaggagaCACTTCCTAAACGTGATATCATGATCGTGATggttgatttgaatgccaaggcgggctctgacaacaccctcCTCGCACATGTGATTGAGAGTAatggttggagaaacagttACAGACCTCTGTAACTTCCAACGCCTCAACATCCGCGACCCATTGTTCGAGCCCAAAAAGtgagttgggtttcaattgaccggtTGTGAACATCTTACCAGATTGACTatattgcgatcagcagtagatttagaagaaaTGCTAACACCGCCTCgaaaatgatcatcatcattcatttgTGTGTCGCCACTGAGTCTGCTCGCAGGGAACAGATTGTCGGTCATCTGCGATCAGGCCGTCGTCCACCAACGGGTAAATGTCCTTGCTGCGCAAACGCCAAAATCCTCCTAAGAATATTAGGGAGCACTGAGTCACTATCAAAAGTGCTTTTGTCTCTGGTGTGGATAAAGTTGTCACCTACCTCCCAAAAGAATATTATAAGACCTGATTGACTGCGAAAATGTGGAGGTGAATTGACGAATACAAGGAGCTGAGAGTTCCGCTTGGTATGCACTATAAGAAACTTCACTATTGGTGATGGTAAAGGCAGCAGAAGTTGCCACAAATCGCAATGATTTCGGTACCGCATACCAGATCCGTAGCCTACGTAGCgaccaaatctatgaacgataacacgaccgtctggttttggataaaatccggatcaacaggttgcggtgggtcacctaatccgtacggatgtGGATGCTCcagcccggaatgtctataagggcaatatctatggtagaaaaagaagacggggcagatcctgcctgggatgaagcgatggcataggtcagggcgccagacagcttgtagggatatcgaattggtggacctcggcgcaaaaccggggtgtctggaactccttattaaggcaggtctagaccggataccggttgttacgccgttgatgatgataccagATCACGAAAGAGCATATAGGTCGTAGTAAGTCTTTCGATAACCCTGCGAGGAACATCGACGAAAGACTTCTAATCCAAATGCTGAGCAGCTAAAGAAATTAAAAGAACACTGCACCACGAATAACATCCAGTGGGATCCACAAGGGTGATAAGATAAGCCATATACGGATTGCTTCTCTAATTTGAAGCGAAAGTATCTTTATCATCAATTTGTTCAAGCTGAATAAAATCGCCGACATTCTGTGGAATTTTTCTATGCAGCTCCTGCAGTCTTTGTTGAGTTGCTTTTTCCACTCATTTGTGTATACAGGAAATCTGAGATGTTTTCCAATCCGTGTAAGAAGGGGACATTTGTGTCCGGAGAAGGGCGATAACTGGAGGTGTATTTGCGTGCATCATGCTATCGGAAAGATATTAGCTGAACTCGTCATCGAACGTATTAAGCAAcacttcgaaagcttgatcgagggAAATAGcatggtttccgctctggatcctgcTGTACCGACCACATTCACATCCTCCGAATCATTGTGCAAGAATGTGTATGCCCTGTgatttggggcttaagaatgtgattggtttctggaatgtgcgcacgttcTTCGACAACggcagcgagggtcctcagaatgcttgctttctccaactcgagcgggaattcTGGGctcaagcgaagtaaaatgttggaactctggagagtattcctctcccttctgcggcaatgtgtttttgtactctggaaagccaagtggtagcagatgcgaatccggtgtcgggctgtttatgacggctaccgcaaagcACGCTCTCTTCATCTGGGAGTCGGTGGCTTCTGTCTGCAAGATtacggtccaggttaaggagtatgATAATTGTATAACACTATGCACCAACAGAAACTTGCGATTTAGTGGacaaggatgttttctacgagcaattacatggagtctaggggaggcttcctgaaggtgacattatgatcttgatgggtgatctgaatgtcaaggtgggctctgacaacaccttgctcagacatgtaatggggaaacaTATGATGTCTTGGCTAGCGTAACGATAATAGTGGGAGATTTGCGTTTGGTGggatattgttcgagcacagagcctgccataagatcagttgagtttcaactgaccggcatCGTACGAGCATTCAGATCGATCACTTTACGCTTacatgttgcgtccgccacttcttgcaGAGTTGGGTAGCTGTGACCCCCCCAAGTTTAATatcaaccgcttgtatgattcaGCTGTCGTTCGACAATGGAAGGGCTATCTTGCTGCTCGGAcggtagatatactgagtaacccgcctaatATGAAGGGGCGTCAGAAAATCAGGCTaactgtggaatcgtggaagtaAATCGATAAATGGAGAGAGTTGAAGGCGCTATTGACCACTACGAGTGGTAGCGTGACGCGCTCAAActgcgataccgagcgaaatcccggtaagttcagcgtagtgaaCACTGTCaccagagagaatttgctattgcgctggtcagcgcGGAGGATGTCgcaaatcgcaatgatttcagaaatgtataccgcatcacgaaagagcttgcacgtGGTCGCAAATCTATCGATAGTCTTGTGAAAGACGttaactgaagaggtgaaaagaacacttcaccacggttcttaaccgcatTACATCTGGTTAggttccgcctcttgtggatgaaatggctagtcaccgtaacatgcggatatggactgttccttgACACAGAATAGAAATCACTTCGGTCATCAGTGCACTCAAATGAAACAAAACCACTGGGCTTGATGGTTTCCCCGCactgttatttatcgctgcaactCAAGTTACTCCAGATCCAAGGCGGAGTCCGTTGTTATTGTTATTGACGACGTTCTACATGCTGCCGTTTCCGGAGGACGTGAAGGAATTCattggacgatgacatctttccttaaatatttcgactacgctgatgaaatcTAATTGCTCTCTCACGCTGGGTctgtatttggaaagagaggcaagtaaagtGGGACTGAAGAAAAACACTAATGAAACCAACGTTCTCAGGCCCATGGATCATcttatttttcctatttgcaATAGAGGGCAGACCATcaaaggcatcgatcaatttttatatctagcaAGCGCGGTTTTTCCGACGACgacgaaaaggaaaaataagttttattatttcaaataattaatcgctagaagcgccgcgtaattacactcagataagttgagactgttttgtgctagtattctctctgtgttgctatatgggagtagcacattgaAAGTGGACTCCACTGTTATTTAAAGGCTCTAAGTCTTTTTTAACACCTGTCTACGTCGTACCATCGGAAGTGGcattggataggtcacacattaagaagaggcgacaattgcattgcgggctacattatgcaatggaacccactctcccaggatgatcgacgagtgggtcgtcctaAGGCGACTTGGCGGAGAACAGTTGAGAAGGAGTGCAAACATTTCAGGAAACCGTGGGGGAGCGCATTTCGGAGAACGGTTTGGCTGACGCGTTAGATCTTATCAAGaggtaaatgacaaccatatatattattGTGCAAAAtgtaggtaaaatttcagaggaattcgATGTCCAAAGCGGAAGCTAGTAACCCATCGAAAAAGTGATCAGAAAGTGAAAGCGGCAGTAGATAGACATTAAGGAGGAGCGTTCTCTCTCAAAATGGTCGATGAATGGGTCGCCAagagcacttgacgcagaagAGTAGAGGATGAGTACCGGCATCTCAGGAAGTCCGCGTTGCACAACACCAAAGGATAAATGGCAGCCTTGTATGTCTGCGGCTATCACCTAAAGGATCGCTTCGAATGATGCAGCACTcgttatctcgggaatgataccgattgacGTATTGGGAAATGAATGACGGGCATATGTAGCGGAAACTCCAAATCTCCACTATCTTTGATAAAGAGATGAAAAGAAGAGACCTTAATCTAAATTTTGGTAAAGATAGCGCACTTGGCGGACCTATGCCAAGTGGAGATCAAATATAATttcactaaatttttgacgaggCATCCTACATGTTAAATTTATAGTTTTAACTCACGTCTCTAGGAATTCCGCACCAAGACAACCGCGTTGACACATCTGGAtattaaaaatgttgttttggtCGGCAAATATGGCGATATGAAAACTAAATGCTGGATAGTTTTTGGAATTTGGATAGTAAAACCAAATCTACCTTCCACCATGTATGATTGAAAAGTGCTAAAAAACAGTTGGGTCTGGCCTTAGTAGCGAGTTTGAGAGTTTTGCTCGGAAATCCATTCAATCCATGGCCTGATTTTCTCCAATACGTTCATATATCTCCTGTGATTCATCCTCGGCAACTGAAAGATGCGTATCTGTCCATGTTTATATGCATCGACTGAGAATTTCTCTATCCTTACGAAAGGACATGCCAGATAGGAGATATTACAATTCCTCACAGGTGAATGAGATGCATGAAAACAATCTAAAATGTACACCGCGTTTAGACAAGCACTGAAATTATGTACCTAGATATGTAACTCATGATAAGGAACTAATAACTTccgagaaaaaaaatttgaatcaaaCAGCATCGGCTTAACGATTATAAGTCCATATTTCTGGCAAAACTCTCTCGCAAGGAACAAGAAATCTCTTTAAAACTAAAGGATATAAAAAAGTCACGAACAAAAATAACATGTTTCGTACCAAGCAAAAGAGAATCATGTATTCTCGAGGATCTAAGCTGACTACCCCACTTCGTAAATTGTCCAGtttaattttattgatcttTTGTAGCGGATTGAGTCAGCAGGAATTCGTTCGAAGTggtccctgcttgtcgtagaaGCCGACTAAAAGGGGTAGAAAATTATGGACTAGCATCCCGTAAATTTCGATTCTTCTCCTCGATAATGAGACATTAAGTATTGGTTCCTGCGATTTTCAATgtatcgtcattggtggcaaatTTTTCGAGCACACACCCTTTTATAAGGTCAGTTAGATAGCACCGAGCGGCAACCTACGAGCAATCAGACACAGACCACATTGCGATCAGAAGCCTTCGTTCGACAGTGGAAGAATTATCTTGCGCCATTGAGGCTATCGGCCACGTTACAAAGGGGTGTCACAAGACCTGACTGACTACGGAATCATGGAAGCAGATCAATCAGCGGAAGGGATTAAAAGCGCCATTGATCGCTGGACTAGCggacagctctactatcaaactctatctccacctccacgtggtgaccgctgggagctctttcttaacaaaaaggtgcaaacggagaaggatgaaggcgagtctcccgcgcctaaaaacgagacaaattgtaccaaaccatgtgctcgaagtaggtttcttagtcagccaaaaaatgaaacttgctgttatcggctttgaaaacataagcgaacggcaatgcactctgcgcttgcgaggtaaatttagaaatataagccacacTATTGTTCaggctcctacagaggagactgcagagtaggagaaggatacctcctacgaggcagtagaatgaaccctcgaagcctgggATAGGCGATATCAAAAGCATACCTGGGGAAcacaacagtcaagtaggaacggagcccgtattcaggcggtacgttcgctcccatagcttacaccaaaatacaaatgataacggactgcggattattcaactagcagtgtcacacgaaatggttgttggaagtacctggtttgcgcggaaagcggtccacaaacatacattgcCCTCTCCAGACCaccttcaactaaattgaccacgtgttgattgccacctctcagccttgatgaatgccagaacatatatgggggccaacatagactcggatcactatctcgttggcatggtggtccgagctcgaataacaacaccacctaaaatcccctctgaccatcaggtgagagttaacactgaagccatccacaacacagccctccgcgacacctataagagagaaatggacgccgcaataaccgcagtcaacagaggacctggagatgaagcatcaacaaatgagcttcataaccacctgaagaatgttatcattgatacggccataaacatacttggccccagccgcaaaaggagtcggaacggctagtttgacgatgaatgtaagctagcaacgaaacggaagaatgccgcataccgagtgatgttgcatgctcaaagaacgcgggcacggacagagacttatcacgaactccgtcgagtggagaagcaagttcacagacggaaaaaggaagcctgcgagagccaacagatctgtgatctcgaaaagtacagggagcaaccgcaccaggcgcggaagctttaccaacaagtcagcagcatgaagccttacacacctcgatgttcatcctgccgagacaaagagggaaatctgatttccgacagaatgggaatattggagcgatgggttgagtactttgatgagctactgaacaaccagaacatcggcgagttggaggtcccaccaactgaagacgacggacaaatactgccaccaccaagtataggagaaacagtccgtgcaattcatcggctaaaaaatcataagtcgccaggagccgatggaattacagccaaattggttaaatatggaggcgaccagttacaccaagtggttcatcaactgatgctcaaggtatggtacaccgaatcaatgcctgacgattggcaacgaggcattatctgtctcatacataaaaaagggagatatcacacagagcagcaattatagaggtatcacgttgctgagtaccatctataagatattctccactatcttgctaggccggatagccccatacgcccagaacattattggtccatactaaagaggcttcactccaggcaaatcagcaacagatcagattttctctctgcggcaagcgatggaaaaactgttggaatatggacaacagttgcaccatctgttcatcgactttaaaaccgcctatgatagcatagccagggtaaaactgtacacggccatgagagaattcggtatcccgacaaaactaATCAGACTTaagaggctgaccctgaccaatgtgcgaggccagataaaagcagctggatcactctcaagaccattcgacatcaacaacggtctacgacaaggggatgtcctatcatgtgtcctctttaacttggccctcgagaaagtgatccgtgatgctgaggtaaataggTAGCGGtaggagtacgatcctctttaagtccacccaactgctggcctatgctgacgatatcgacatcatgggaagaaccacccaagacgtacaaactgccttcatccagatcgagcaggtggcgcgagatcttgggctgcacatcaatgaaggcaagacaaaatatatggtggcaacatcagcaccgaaaaccaaccaaccaacaacatcaaaccgccctggtcaaacacgaagaagaataaggataggagaatacaactttgagaccgttgataatttctcctatctagggtcgaaaatcacaaccgataacagctacgatgatgaaatacgcgcacggttgttgtcagccaacagagccaaaggctgttccgctcgaaacgtctcaccatagggtcaaagctcttactgtacaagactatgatcttgccagtcctcatgtattcctcggaaacttgggttcttagcaagaaaaattgcgaactcttggccgcgttcgagagaagaatccttcgaagaatttttggccccctacatgaggatggacgattccgtagcctacacaatgacgaaatctatgagcgataccatgaccgtccggttgtggataaaatccggcttaataggttacggtgggcgggtcatttaatccgtatggatgaggatgatcccgcccggaaactctataagggcaatatctatggtagaaaaagaagacgaggcagaccctgcctaagatggagcgatggcgtaggtcaggacgccagacagctttagggatatcgaattggtggacttcggcgcaaaaccgggatgtctggagttccttattaaggcaggcctagaccggataccggttgttgcgccgttgatgatgaaatttcTCCTAGCgcgtggaagaaagggatgccagtgaaaatttcgaaaaaggatGCCTGTCTTAAGTGTGATAATCGCTGCGAAGATAATGACTAAAATCAGCCTCGCtcacatcaaagaacacctcgaagTCTTTATCGACGAAGAGCAGATTGGTTCCCGTTCTGGATCCTCTTGTATgggccacatcaacacctttcAGATCACTTGTTATATATGTACTTTTATACATAATAGTATCCTGGAGTGGCAAAATATGCGTCGGCCGGGAATCGAACCCGGATCAACTGCTTggaaggcaactatgctgaccaTTACACCACCGACGCTATATATTATCCGGCTGGTAGCGTACGTCTCGATTTCAGCTATTACTACTTTTCCTATAAAAACATCTATTACTGCTCCCTCGCCACATATTAATTCGAGAAGACTAGATTAGATAGTCTTCACCAGCATTCAGCATCGTTTAATTGATAGTGAGATGAGAAAATAATAACTGTTATTAGGGTGATTTATGATGGCGTAAAAGGTCAGGTTCCGCATGAATGTAAAATATGTGAGGTATTTGGTTTAGGTTCAGGATATGTTGTGGATTGGGAacaaaacaccaacaaaaccacggTATCTAATGTgactggtcatcgcactcttcctattcgCATGAGTGGACAAAGGATTGAAGGCGTTgatgaatttgtatatctaggaaacattGTTTTTGGCGACTACGGCAACAAACTTGATGACGTTCGATGCATTAACACTGGAAAATCCGCCTTCGTTGTTATGTCTAAAGTTAGGACATGAAACTGTCTCAATGCCAAAAACCTATCATAGAGTACCTTGAGCATACGGGCCTGATACCGGTAGAGATTTTGAATAAAAGGAACGAACAGATCACACTTCaagaaagggcgacaattcTATTGCCTGCCCTGCATTGTAAGAAATGCATTATCCCAAGATGATTGACGAATTACCTAACAGAAGTTGTAGAAGTTTGAAGCAATTGAATGATTTTGTTGTCAATATCAACTTCGAAATATAGCAACcagaaaatgtcaaaatttcTCCTAAAATTGACTTCGAAGGCAAAATACAACAATACAAGAAGACAAAAGACACAAATGCTCCCAATTACCTAATTCTTTAATAAACTTCCTAAAAATCTCCTAACAAGTGCAGGTAGATGAACCAAGATTACCATGTCTAAAAAGAAGTAGAATCCACGCTTCACTTCCACCATGTTAAAGAATCTTGAAGGGAATGCATCGAAGTATCTGATACGAGTGCGAATTTGATCGAATCTGATCGTGATGacaaattattttcagattttttcatcTGTTGATCGTCTCTAACTCATTTCTAATAATAAAAGTGAGGAGTGTCGTTTTTTACTATTAAATATTTCAGTTGTGCTGCCACATTTCACAGCTAGACCTTGTTAAGATAGTAGAGGAATAAACGGCATAAAATAATAAGAGACTTGAATGGTTGAGTGATCTTTTCTCGTTCGCATTGTCTGTGCATTTGAAAGTCTATCATGCTCTCAAGTAACTGATGCTGGATGCTGGTGGAGACTATCTAATCTAGTCTTACCGAGTTCATATGATGAGAGAATAGTAATGGGGAAAGTAATCATAGTTGAAATCGAGATGATCGCTCCCATCCTGAAAATATGTGGCGTCGGTGGTGTAAtggtcagcatagttgccttccAAGCAGTTGATCCGGGTTCGATTCCCGGCCGACGCATATTTTGCCACTCCAGGATACTATTATGTACAAAAGTATATAACAAATTTGCATCCA of Hermetia illucens chromosome 4, iHerIll2.2.curated.20191125, whole genome shotgun sequence contains these proteins:
- the LOC119653722 gene encoding uncharacterized protein LOC119653722; translation: MSSELEAYVRELVKRYATVNLGIKNPKLVVSAAARNGDNFASDVSRVEITDGDRSDSDEGSNQEETHRSSKVQLIIKTSPQDALRRQMYSSSLQFTREHYTYNTVFPALEKFQRQYLLQSQIFAHYPKILQSSMEATKEFIILEDLCPLRYHTSYRPEALSFAKCMSVIKTLAQFHAISFAYKDQRPDEFEKLTNSLVEITFKDGENKILDPFLYRFIECGILTLSDSEEDRRVKGRLEQFQEVYASLMRECVDAKEDAVILHGDCWMSNLMFRKELDEIDVRLIDWQGTRYGSPAIDLSYFLFCCADSKVRVELPKILDFYHEELIKRITELGSDGAKLFSHSNLEGHMKKYARFGLGMAILTLHVITCDPDEMPNIKDTVQKDDSAQQDNIINYLISKPAYRERMSGVCRDAIKYGYL